TTGAGCAGGGCATCGGGTCGCACGGCAGCGGCGACGGCTGGCTGACCGCCCTTGCGGTGCACCGCGGCTCGTTTGTGCCGCTGCACCGCCAGATCCACGACCTGGTGCGCGAGGAGATCGTCGCTGGCCGCCTGGCCCCTGGTAGCCGGCTGCCGTCGGAGGGTGCGCTGGCGGAGCAGTGGGGCGTCAGCCTCGCGCCGGTCCGCCAGGCCCTCATGCATCTCGCCGCCGAGGGCTACCTCGACCGGGGTCGGGGGCGAGGGACCTTCGTCCGCCAGCCCAAGTTCGAGGAGAAGATCTCGAACTTGTCCAGCTTCACCGGGAGCCACGCCGAGCACGGCGACCGCCTGGAGCTTGTGATGCTCTACAAAGGCCTCGTCCCGCGGCGGCCAGAGGCTGCCGCCCTAGGAGGGCGGTCCCGCAAGCTCGTGCTGATCCAGCGCCTCGCCCGCCTGGAGGCGAGCCCGGTGGCGCTGCTGTCCGCCTACCTGGACCCGGCGCGCTTCCCCGGCATCGAAGAGCGTGAGCTGGACGGCGGCTCCCTCTACCGGACGTTCGACAGTGTCTACGGCATCGAGCTCGTCCGCGCGGAGAGCGTCATCGAGGTGGTTCACGCCACTGACGAAGAGGCTGCGCCCCTGGGGGTGGCGACCGGTGCCATGGTCCTGCGGGTGGACTCAGTCACCTACGACCATGCGGGCGAGGCCGTCGAGTTCTCGAAGGTCCTGTACCGCGTGGAGCGATTCCGCTTCAGCTTCGAGAGCCACCGCTTCGACGACCGGATCCTGAATTTCCCGACACCGGGGGCCAAAGGCGAGGTCCGCAAGGGATGACGGAGAACGAGCGCGTGATGAGCCCCGGGGCGGGTCGGCAGGGGCCCGCGGAGCACGACGTCATCGTGGTCGGGAACCTAACTATTGACGACATCGTCCACCCCAACGGCGAGACCACCATGGCATCGCCCGGCGGCAACACCATCTACGCGGCGACCGGCGCCCTGATCTGGGACCTATCGGTGGGAGTGGTCGCACGGGTCGGCGCCGACTTCCCGGTCGCGGCGCTTGACCGCCTCCGCGACGCCGGGCTCGACACCGGCGGGCTGCGGCCGATCGAAGGTCCGACGGTCCGCAACTGGGTCATCTACGAGCACGACGGGCACCGCAGCTGGGTGTACCGGACGCCGCCGGAGCGTCGCCTCGAGGTGGCGCCGAGCCCCGAGGACATCCCAACGGGGTGGACGGACCAGAAGCG
This DNA window, taken from Candidatus Dormiibacterota bacterium, encodes the following:
- a CDS encoding GntR family transcriptional regulator, giving the protein MQQVTASIPLEQGIGSHGSGDGWLTALAVHRGSFVPLHRQIHDLVREEIVAGRLAPGSRLPSEGALAEQWGVSLAPVRQALMHLAAEGYLDRGRGRGTFVRQPKFEEKISNLSSFTGSHAEHGDRLELVMLYKGLVPRRPEAAALGGRSRKLVLIQRLARLEASPVALLSAYLDPARFPGIEERELDGGSLYRTFDSVYGIELVRAESVIEVVHATDEEAAPLGVATGAMVLRVDSVTYDHAGEAVEFSKVLYRVERFRFSFESHRFDDRILNFPTPGAKGEVRKG